The window ACTGCGGAAGCTTTTCCAACTTCAATCGATGTTAATGCCAGCGTTTCATAGGTTTTAAGAAGTTCTCTGTTTTCGACTAAAACCGCTTGTTTTGCTTTGTTATCGTATAATCTATAATACGATTGAGCTATGGAAACTATTAATTTTCGTTTGGCAATTACAATGTCCTCATATTTAGCATCGGCCAAAGAACTCGCATAACTTTCTCGCGAAGCAATAGTACCAAACCAAGGCAGCATCTGTTTTGCCGATACTTTAAAACGTTGTGTACCTGTTCGTGTTTCTGGTTCTAAAACAAAATACCCAGCACTAAATTCGGTGTTTGGTAAGGTGTTGACTTCATTTACTTTTTCGGAAGCAATATTATACTGCAATTCGAATGCTTGAATTTCAGGATTATTCTCAAAAGCTTCGTTGATATAGGTTTCTAATTCTTGACTTTGCCCGTTAAGAAAAAAAAATAAAGAACCAAAAAGCAAAACAGCTTTATGTACGATATGTATATTAAGGATTTTCATAATGTTTTTTTAGTCTATTTTTCTAAGCACTTTTTTCTCTATTCTCTTTAACTTCATTTCCTCTCTCCAGCTATATAAAACGGGAACGATAAAGTAGGAGGTAACGTCAATTACCATTCCTCCAAATATTGGAATTGCCATTGGAATCATAATATCACTTCCTTTTCCTGTGGAAGTTAATACCGGTAACAATGCAAGAATGGTAGTTACTGTAGTCATTAAACACGGACGAATACGTTTTTCTGCAGCTTGTAAAGCAGAAGCACGGATGCTTTTCTTATCGGAAGGTTTTTCACGATCAAAACTTTGCGTTAGATACGTTGCCATGACTACGCCATCATCGGTTGCTATTCCGAATAGGGCAATAAAACCAACCCAAACCGCCACACTTAAGTGGATGGTTTTCATATTAAAAAGATCCCGCATATTTTCACCAAAAAGGTTGAAATTGAAAAACCAATCTTGACCATATAGCCAAATCATAATAAATCCACCTGCAAATGCAATCGTAATTCCTGTAAACACCATTAATGATGTGGACACCGATTTAAACTGAAAATAAAGAATTAAAAAGATGATCGCTAATGCCAAAGGCACTACAACAGCAAGCGTTTTTTCTGCACGTAACTGATTCTCGTAAGTTCCTGTGAATTTATAACTGATCCCTTGAGGAACGATTAATGCTCCTGAATCTATTTTCTCTTGAAATAAGGCTTGTGCATTTTCAACGACATCAACTTCAGCAAAACCATCCAATTTATCGAATAAAACATAACCTACTAAAAAGGTGTCTTCACTTTTTATTACTTGCGGACCTTGCTCATACCGAATCGTTGCTAATTCGCTTAACGGCACCGGACTTCCTTTTTCAACAGGAATATAGATGTCTTTTATATCTTCCGGATTGCCACGCAATTCTCTTGGGTAACGAACACGAACGGCATATCGCTCTCGGCCTTCCACAGTTTGGGTTAATTCCATACCACCAATGGCAACTTTAAGCACACTTTGCACATCTGCTATAGAAATTCCGTAACGCGCTATTTTTTCTCTATCGATATCAATGAGCAAATAAGGTTTACCAACAATTCTATCGGCAAAAACAGCTTCGACTTTAACACCTTCGGCTTGTTTTAAAAGATTTTCCAATTCCAATCCGAAAGCTTCGATTTGTTTTAAATCTTGTCCTTTTACTTTTATTCCCATTGGCGCTCGCATGCCGGTTTGTAACATGACCAGTCGGGTTTCTATTGGCTGTAATTTTGGTGCAGAAGTAACTCCTGGTAACTTAGTGACTTTTATTATTTCTTTCCAAATATCATCAGGATTTTTAATTTCTGGTCGCCAGTTGCGGTAGAATTCGCCATCGTTGTCTTCTATTAACTGAGACCTTTCGACTGCGCTCAAGGTGACATTTTGGGTGTTATTTGGATTTGCAATAAATCGTTCATCTTTCAGTTCAAATAAACCAGCAGCATTTACTTTATACCGTTGCCTTTTTCCTTCGGCATTACGCATATATTCGGATTTATACTGAATCATATTTTCGTACATCGATAAAGGAGCGGGATCTAACGCAGATTCTGTTCTTCCAGCTTTTCCTACTACCATTTTAATCTCTGGAATGGTAGCAACTGCAATATCTAATTGCTGTAACACGCGTTTATTCTCTTCTACACCAGCATGCGGTAAAGAAGTAGGCATCAAAAGAAATGACCCTTCATTTAACGAAGGCATGAATTCTTTTCCTGTGTTATTCATAATCCAACCACCAGAAATAAGTACGATAGTTGGGAGGATTAGAAATAGCATTTTATTCGCTAAAGCCCATTTTAAAAGTCTTCCGTAATAGATTCTTAAAAGAGAAAAGATTCCTAAAACTCCGAAGCAAATAATAGCTACAAAAACTAAATTGATTAGAATACTACGATCAAAACCTAATGGTCTCCAATATTCGGCAAGTAGAAATACGATGGCGGCTGATGAAATAATGATGTTTATGAGATTCCCTTTTTTAGCATCTATTTTTCCTAAAACAATAAATAAACCTGTAATTCCGAAAGCAATTAAAATGCTTCCTAACCAATAACCAGATATAATAACTACAATTCCAGCAACTATTATTGTGCCATTTAAGAAATATCTAAAGGTATTTTTAAGTACTGTTTTTCGGAATAGGAAAGCTGCTAATGGCGGAATTATAAACAAGGCAATTACCAAGGATGCAGATAATGCCATTGTTTTTGTAAAAGCTAAAGGTCGAAATAGTTTTCCTTCGGCACCAATCATTGTAAAAACAGGAACAAAACTGATTATGGTTGTTAAAACAGCTGTTAAGATAGCCCCAGAAACTTCCGCAGTAGCGTTATAAACGACTTCATTTATAGTATATGCTGTGCCATCTTCTCGAAGTCTTAATTTTTGATCATCGAGATGGCGAATCATATTTTCGGCAAGTATAACACCAACATCTACCATGGTTCCAATGGCGATTGCAATACCAGAAAGCGCCACAATATTAGCGTCGACATGAAATAGCTTCATCGTTACAAAAACCATCAAAATAGCCACAGGTAATAATCC is drawn from Lacinutrix sp. WUR7 and contains these coding sequences:
- a CDS encoding efflux RND transporter permease subunit, which gives rise to MLNKSIKFLIENKLVAVLLLVLFIGWGTVNAPFNWDIGFLPSDPVAVDAIPDIGANQQIVFTKWEGRSPQDIEDQITYPLTTSLLGIPGVKTIRSSSMFGFSSIYIIFEEDIEFYWSRSRILEKLNSLPSNLLPEGVNPALGPDATGLGQVYWYTLEGRDENGKVTGGWDLQELRSIQDYYVKYALSSASGVSEVASIGGYVQEYQIDVNPELMRQYNIGLNQVVKAVKSSNQDIGAQTLEINQAEYLVRGLGYVKSVADIENAVVTSEAYTAIKIKDIAKVSLGPAARRGLLDKEGAEVVGGVVVARYGANPMEVITNVKAKIEELKGGLPSKVLADGSTSQLTVVPFYDRSELIVETLDTLNEALTLEILITILVIIIMVFNLRASILISGLLPVAILMVFVTMKLFHVDANIVALSGIAIAIGTMVDVGVILAENMIRHLDDQKLRLREDGTAYTINEVVYNATAEVSGAILTAVLTTIISFVPVFTMIGAEGKLFRPLAFTKTMALSASLVIALFIIPPLAAFLFRKTVLKNTFRYFLNGTIIVAGIVVIISGYWLGSILIAFGITGLFIVLGKIDAKKGNLINIIISSAAIVFLLAEYWRPLGFDRSILINLVFVAIICFGVLGIFSLLRIYYGRLLKWALANKMLFLILPTIVLISGGWIMNNTGKEFMPSLNEGSFLLMPTSLPHAGVEENKRVLQQLDIAVATIPEIKMVVGKAGRTESALDPAPLSMYENMIQYKSEYMRNAEGKRQRYKVNAAGLFELKDERFIANPNNTQNVTLSAVERSQLIEDNDGEFYRNWRPEIKNPDDIWKEIIKVTKLPGVTSAPKLQPIETRLVMLQTGMRAPMGIKVKGQDLKQIEAFGLELENLLKQAEGVKVEAVFADRIVGKPYLLIDIDREKIARYGISIADVQSVLKVAIGGMELTQTVEGRERYAVRVRYPRELRGNPEDIKDIYIPVEKGSPVPLSELATIRYEQGPQVIKSEDTFLVGYVLFDKLDGFAEVDVVENAQALFQEKIDSGALIVPQGISYKFTGTYENQLRAEKTLAVVVPLALAIIFLILYFQFKSVSTSLMVFTGITIAFAGGFIMIWLYGQDWFFNFNLFGENMRDLFNMKTIHLSVAVWVGFIALFGIATDDGVVMATYLTQSFDREKPSDKKSIRASALQAAEKRIRPCLMTTVTTILALLPVLTSTGKGSDIMIPMAIPIFGGMVIDVTSYFIVPVLYSWREEMKLKRIEKKVLRKID